TGCTGGCCGCAACGCGACATTCCGGCATCGTAGCCCATGTGAGCGGGATTGCCCGCCTCAATGATTTTGGCGGGACCTGAGACAACTACGCAATCCGAAGCTTAAGCAGCTTGAATCTAGCCGCGGACCAATAGCACAGGCAGATTGGTATGTCGGACCAGCCCCTCCGCGACGCTGCCAAGCAGCAATCGACGCGTACCGTGACGGCCGTGCGTGCCAATTACCAGCAACTCGACTCCTTCCTCTTGGGCAGCTTGCTCGACAACCATTGATATGTCGCCCATGGCAACCGGCTCATCAAGCAGCCGTGTCTTGCAGGGGATCTGCTGCGCCTGGACTTGAGCGCATGCGGCTACAAGCAGCGCCTGGCCAGCCTCTTTCAGCGCCGCGCGGACTTCCGCAGGATCGATATAGCCTTGGTCGTATTTCAGATAACTGTTATCAATGACATGCGCGACTGTTACCTCGCTCCCGCATGCCTTCGCCAACTGAATCGCTTCGGCTAGTGCGAGTTCGGCGTTCTTGCTGCCGTCTACCGCCACCATGATCTTTCCGTACATACCTTCTCCTAATCGCCCATGAGGTTGGAGACTCAGTTCCTTAGTCCAAGTAGTAGAAGCTGGCAACAAGGAGCGCTCCAAACACTACACCGCCCAAGGAGAGCGCGGTGACGAGGCCCACCGCTTCCTCGATGAAGGTTAGATCCGCATCGACACGCCGATGTGATCTGCGTCAAGGAATGCAGCCGCGTCCCAAATTGAGCCGCGGTGGTCATGACGGCGAGCGGCCCGACAGCACGCTGTGCCGCCGCCTGCAGCAGGAGTTGCCAAGGAGAAGGCTTGATCTGGCTGAAGGCCGGCCCCAAGTGCCCAGCATGCACTCAGGGTTCCCCGCCCAGGTGTGACGTGGACGAGCCGACTACCTTCAGGAGAGGAACAAACACCGTCGGCGTCTGCCCTTTTTGGGAGGCTTTCAACGCCACTTACCGACCACATTGAGAATGCGTTGGCCCTCTCTGGTCAGGCGAAATTGCCTCCGATCAGGCCTCGAGGTCTCGAGCCGCGCCAGCTGGCGCTCGACGAGCGCACTGATGTCAGCCGGGTCCAATTTGCCGTCTGTTCCGAATCGCTGAGAATCATAAGCGCTGCGATCTCGTGGGGCTTAGCATCTCTGTCTCCGGCAGAGGACACGTGGGGCGCTGCAAGACGGAGCCGGATGGGCCACGCGTTGCATGCAGCAACTGAATTTTAGGGGCCGCTGTGTCAGGGCGTGGCCCTGAGTGCGGATCTTTTGAGGTAGGTCAACTCGGCCTATCGTTCGGCCAAGCTCCGGTCCCGCCGCTCGCGATAAGGAGGCTCGCGCTTGCGTACGCCTAGGATGACCCCGCCTCTAGAGCCGCCAAGCAAACTGATGTACTGACGGCCCGGTCGACATTGGATCGCCGGGCGAGGATAAACCACATTCGTTCAGTTTTTGGTCTGGCATGCACGTTCACAGACAAGGGATTTGGTGCGCCGCAGCAGTCCGGCAGATCCGGACTGGGTGTGAGGACCGGCTGGTTCCAGTGGAGTGGCGCGTTGCTGAAGGCCCGCCGCTGGTAGCCGTCCAGCGCGAGGCGCGGCTGGACGAACTGTTCATCGTGGGTCACGACGACCCCGACGAGCCGACGGCGTTTGTCGCAAGCCAGTTCGTGGAGACGATCATCCTGGAAGCTAGCCGTCCGGTGCTGGCCATCCGCCGGCTGGCTCCGCGAGATCGGCAGGCGCGTCATGTGGAATGGCAGCCGCGAATCCGCCAGGGCGATCCCTTCGGCGGCGCAAGCCAGTCATCGCGGCGCTTGCCCACCACAGCGCATGACACCACATCCACCGAATCGGCACGCCGCAGTCGCAAGGAAGGCAAGGCATCATGGCACTCGGGCCTGAATGCCATGCCTGGCCAACCAGGCGTCCGGATACGTTCGCGAGCAGCAACTCGTGTAGTCGGACCCATACGCCCGCCTTCTGCCAGTCGCGCAAACGCCGCCAGCAGGCTGCGCGAGGCCGGCCAACTCGATTTCTCACGTGCGGCCGTCGATTGGTCGTCGGTGCGAGCTGTTGGGGCGGGCGAAAAACGGGTCAAAACCCAACGGATCGCTCGCGACCAGGTTCCAAGCATCACATTCTCGTCGACGCGAATGGAGTCCCCGTCTGTGCACTCCTGACCGGCGCGAACCGCAACGACGTCACCCAACTGCTGCCACTCGTTGACGCGATTCCACCGATTCGCGGCGTGCGTGGTCGACCACTTCAAAAGCCCAAAGTCATCTACCCCGATCGCGGCTACGATTCCGAACCGCATCGTCCGCGACTTCGCGAGCGCGGCATCAAGCCAGTGATCGCGAAGCGCCGAACCGAACCGAACACGGTAGCGGTCTTGGCAGCTTTCGCTGGGTGGTCGAACGCACTCATGCGTGGCTCCACAATTTCCGTCGTCTTCGCATTCGCTTCGAGCGTCGGGCTGATATTCACGAAGCATTCCTGAAGCTTGGCTGTTCCCTCGTCTGCTGGAATATCTTCAGGCGTCCGTAGCAGTCTTTTTGAAACGGTCTCTAAGGTTCCCTTATGGCCCTGACGATCATCGCAAAGAGGCGGCCGAAATCTGCCTCTACCTTGACGCCGCCGAACGGATCGCGGTTTGAGCCAAACGCCTCATCCAGTGCGTTCCAGTCCTCCTCCGTCAGCCATTGACGCGCGGCAGGCAGAATCACCTCTTCTTCCAGACGCCTGTGATTTGCGGAGAACGCAGCGTATTCTTCGACCAGCTTGCGCAACGCCGGGAGCGCGGACTCGTCAGCCAACTCGTATCGGGTGAACGCATGTTCGATGTCTCGGATTTGCGCTTTGCCCTGAACGTGCTGTTCCTCTAGCTCGTCGATGGTTTTGTCGAGGTTGTTGGCACGGTGCCGCAAGCGCGCGAACAGATAGCGCTCTTCCTTGGGATGATGTAGCCGCTCCGGATATTCGCTAATGTAAAACAGCATGGACCGAAACATCACTGGCCTAGGCACATCTACGCCGGCACCGAGCAGTTTGACAAGGCGTTGCATGCCAGTGACAACCATCGATAGCTGCTGATGCTCCCTCTGGATGACTAGTATGGCTTTTCTCTCTGCCGGCGTTTGCATATCATCCCCCTTACTTGTGGACGCGGCATCTTCAACCTGCAATCCAATATTAGTATAGAGGGCGCGACGCGTAACCCTATGATCTGCATCAAAGGCTGTGACGACCAGATCCAGGTCAACTATCGGCCTCAACATGTCGGGATGCTACTGAAATTGTAAGGAACCGGAATTAGCTAGACTACGTACGGTTTTGCTGGACTGGAAATCCTGAATTAGTTGGACTGGCGCGCAGCCAATCCCGACGCACGGCGCTCAACAAGCCACTGCGGGAGGCCATGACCCGGTCGCCGGGCTGGGATTCCGGTCCCTGGGTGGAGCAAATGAAAAAGCGGCGGCCTCCGAATGTGGTGGTCGTTGCGCCGGCCAACAAAATGGCGCGCATGATATGGGCGGTACTGGCCCATGACCGGCCGTACCAGAAGGATTAGGTGAGCATGAAGCCGGTTTGAATGGTGAGCACCACGTTGGAGATTAACGTCTTTGCAGGGTGAAACGTCGAAGGTTGCGTTGGTAATCGAGTGTGATGACAAGTCAGGTAGGACCGGGACCTGCTAAGCCTGCGGGGTAATACGAGCCTTGAGCTCACAGTACGAATGAGGCGCGGGTCAGCGCATTTCATAGGGGCCAGCAGCGGTGCTACCGGCTGCAAGAAGGCCGGATATAGGCTTCGCCCGGCAGGCTAGTGTCATCACGCAATGGCGTAATGCCCGGCGGGAATCGGAAAATCCAGTCCGGCTAGATCAAGTGCGCATGGGCACCAAGTGTCCAGGTTGTCACACCGAATGCGTTATGTCGTACAACAATGGCGTGTAGGTCAGTGGGACCAGAAGATAGGCACAGATCTTGTCATACTGGTCCAGAGGATGGGCGCGATGACGAAACAGATCAGCAAGGCCTGCCAATTCCCCCGAAATCGAGCCGCCGTGTCAGCAGCATCACGGATGAAGTCTCCGATCCTGCCAGCTTTGCCATGAACTCCTGCATCAGCAGTTCGTAGCGCGCGAACCACTGCACGATCGTCCCGAACAATTGCAGGTGTTGTGGTGTGAGACAGTCTTGCGAGCCACTTTTCATCATTCCGTGCCTCCGCTGGCTAGTCCAGCGAATATGAACGAAGATACTCCGGCATCGTGACCGGCCAGCGCAGCTTCCGCTCAATCCGCTGCCGCAGGGCGTCGCTCGCAGCCGGCTCGCCGTGCACCACGAAGGTCTGTCGTGGCGGGCTGCCGAAGCCGCCAAGCCATGTCATCAGTTCGTTGGCGTCCGGATGTGCCGAAAGCGAGGTGATCTGCTCCACCGAAGCCTGGATGGCAACCTGTTTGCCGTGGATGCGCAGTTCACGCATGCCCGAGGCCAGCGCCGCGCCGCGCGTACCGGCGGCCTGGAAGCCGGATAGCAAAATCGTGTTGCGCGCATCCTGCCCATATGTCTCCAGGTGATGCACCACCCGCCCTCCGGTTGCCATGCCGCTGCCGGCCAGGATGATCTTGGGCGCGCGGTCGCGGTTCAGCCAGACGGACTGCTCCATGCTCTGCACCAGGATGGCTAAGTTGCACGCTGCCGTGCAGGCCGCGCGGTCGATTCGAAGTTCGTCCGGGTGCAAGCCAAAAACCGTGGTGGCGTCGATGGCCATCGGGCTGTTGAGGTAGACCGGCACGTGCGGAATACGGTTTTGCTGGCGCAGCTTGTAGAGGCAGTACAGCAGCGCCTGGGTGCGCCCGACGGCAAACGCAGGAATCACCACGCTGCCGCCGCGGCCGATGGTGCGGCTGACGATTTCACCCAGCGTGTCGAGCGGATCGTCCGCGGGATGGGCGCGGTCGCCATAGGTGGACTCCACCAGCAGGTAATCCGCTTCGCGGATGATCTCCGGGGCGCGCATCACGATGTCCTGCTGCCGCCCCAGGTCGCCGGAGAAAACGACGATACCGATGACTTAGTAGCCATGTCAGACAGTCCGTGCCGCGAAGTGAGCTTAAGGACACGTAAGGACGGCTTGCGAGTGTATGTGCATCGCGTATGATGGACGCTACAATATCGAGTGCCCTGCTAGGCTCACCGCCAAAGATTGGGGCAGCGAAAGGAGGTGCGTTGTGGATGAGTCATCGGCAGGCCAATTTTCGGAGATCGAAGACAGGGTATTGTTGTGCATATACTTGCTGTCGGACACGACTAAACCAGCGAAGCGCGAACTACATGACGATTGGGACTCCGCTCATACATGGTGCTCTCGCTATGTCCACGATGGGTTTACGTTAGGTGATGGTTCCGCGCAAGATCGATACCCGCCGCATCAAATCTACAAGATTAGGTGCGTCCCTGTGAAGCGCGTCACGGAGGGATTTTCGGAAAGTGAAACTCACGAGAATCTGGATGACCGC
The sequence above is drawn from the Cupriavidus sp. D39 genome and encodes:
- a CDS encoding universal stress protein, with amino-acid sequence MYGKIMVAVDGSKNAELALAEAIQLAKACGSEVTVAHVIDNSYLKYDQGYIDPAEVRAALKEAGQALLVAACAQVQAQQIPCKTRLLDEPVAMGDISMVVEQAAQEEGVELLVIGTHGRHGTRRLLLGSVAEGLVRHTNLPVLLVRG
- a CDS encoding hemerythrin domain-containing protein; this encodes MLRPIVDLDLVVTAFDADHRVTRRALYTNIGLQVEDAASTSKGDDMQTPAERKAILVIQREHQQLSMVVTGMQRLVKLLGAGVDVPRPVMFRSMLFYISEYPERLHHPKEERYLFARLRHRANNLDKTIDELEEQHVQGKAQIRDIEHAFTRYELADESALPALRKLVEEYAAFSANHRRLEEEVILPAARQWLTEEDWNALDEAFGSNRDPFGGVKVEADFGRLFAMIVRAIREP